A section of the Gloeobacter violaceus PCC 7421 genome encodes:
- a CDS encoding sensor histidine kinase, producing MLRRSFSFRPIGAYIALMFAVILVLEFSTPPEYIFGYLYVGPILLANWFLDRRSTVFVTSLGVVLTLANLLFPRDALASSVAVVDRSITVAALLTVAYLGTQYRRIQEESARQKAALQAREELSRAQSDFVATLTHDLKTPLLGAQQTLQFFGRGQFGEVSPQQLGVIEMLQKSNHKLLALVDTLLAIYRNSLSGLPLAKQPSDLDELCAEQIVVLQDLAVSRQIELVYEGSEGAHLPVDALQLGRVVANLVGNAINHTPRGGRVTVRLLRAPDEWRLLVEDTGTGIPPTDIRRVFERFYQAENTRHVPGTGLGLYLSRQIVEAHGGRIWAANRPGGGCLFGVSLPDSVPPGAAALARSAAR from the coding sequence ATGCTCCGGCGCAGCTTTTCTTTTCGACCGATTGGCGCGTACATCGCCCTGATGTTTGCCGTCATCTTGGTGCTGGAGTTTTCGACGCCGCCGGAGTACATCTTCGGCTATCTTTACGTCGGGCCGATTTTGCTGGCCAACTGGTTTCTCGACCGGCGCAGCACCGTGTTCGTCACCAGCCTGGGGGTTGTGCTGACCCTGGCCAACCTGCTTTTTCCCCGCGACGCGCTGGCCAGCAGCGTCGCGGTGGTCGATCGGTCGATCACGGTGGCGGCCCTGCTCACCGTCGCCTACCTGGGGACTCAGTACCGGCGCATCCAGGAAGAGTCCGCCCGCCAGAAGGCGGCCCTGCAGGCCAGAGAAGAACTCTCCCGGGCACAATCGGATTTTGTGGCTACCCTCACCCACGATTTGAAGACCCCCCTGTTGGGCGCCCAGCAGACGCTGCAATTTTTTGGCCGCGGCCAGTTCGGCGAGGTCAGCCCCCAACAGCTGGGGGTGATCGAAATGCTGCAAAAAAGCAATCACAAGCTGCTCGCCCTGGTGGACACGCTGCTTGCTATCTATCGCAACAGCCTGTCGGGCCTGCCGCTCGCAAAGCAGCCGAGCGATCTCGACGAGTTGTGCGCCGAGCAGATCGTGGTGCTGCAAGATCTGGCCGTAAGCCGGCAGATCGAACTGGTGTACGAAGGCTCCGAAGGAGCACACCTGCCGGTGGACGCTCTGCAACTGGGCCGGGTGGTGGCCAATCTGGTGGGTAACGCCATCAACCACACTCCCCGGGGCGGCCGGGTGACGGTGCGATTGTTGCGGGCGCCGGACGAGTGGCGGCTTTTGGTCGAGGACACCGGCACGGGCATTCCGCCCACGGATATCCGGCGGGTCTTCGAGCGCTTCTACCAAGCCGAAAATACCCGCCACGTCCCTGGGACCGGCCTGGGGCTGTACCTGTCCCGGCAAATCGTCGAAGCCCACGGCGGCCGGATCTGGGCGGCGAACCGGCCGGGGGGCGGTTGTCTGTTTGGGGTGAGCCTGCCCGACTCGGTGCCGCCGGGTGCCGCAGCCCTCGCCCGGAGCGCTGCAAGATGA
- a CDS encoding universal stress protein produces the protein MFRPNEDCPDPQSLLHELMQLSRGRLKLYLGYTPGVGKTVRMLQEARRLRRRGVDLVVGWVETHGRPDTEALLADLEVMAPRQVAYQGVIIPELDLEAILQRRPATVLIDELAHTNAPGSRHRKRYEDVEVLLDAGVSVMSAMNIQHLESVAEAAGRLIGAVVHETVPDRLLRSAEEVQLVDASPEAVLERLQRGDAARYIPPGSPFLRRSTLVYLRELALRAVAEVVDADILSGKNGVAGPAGVRERVLAAVSTNPASARLIRRGARIAERLDAELFVAYVETGRPLAPPEAQTLQEHRAATEAAAGEFVQLQNRDVAGALIDFALQKNITQVIVGESLRSPAEELVRGSVINTLLRTTSNIDVLIVGEAESSMVGPLTPVAAQPPFAVGCLLVGADSRRAHGCGRHKIYLGAAPGVGKTFAMLQEAHHLHASGIDVVCGVIETHGRAETAALIENLEVVPKRAIGYQGRTFLELDVEAVLRRRPAVVLVDELAHTNIAGAGNTKRFQDVEVLLGAGIDVVSTLNIQHLESLNTLVERTTGVKVRETLPDLVVEAADEVVLVDLPTGELTQRLREGKIYAQAKVEQALANFFRPENLSALRELALREVADDCTTRKLEEAAHGPGGRVLVCINLRPNAEQLIRRGARIASRLSAPLVVAHIGAHDDGPTARAVERLGELTRQLGGEFIERPAAANQVPEQIDALAHEQGVTLLVMGESRRSRWEKLLHGCVIEQVVRRVRNLDVLIVGDLEHE, from the coding sequence ATGTTCCGCCCGAACGAAGACTGTCCTGATCCCCAGTCGTTGCTGCACGAGCTGATGCAGCTGTCGCGGGGTCGCCTGAAGCTTTACCTGGGCTACACGCCCGGGGTCGGAAAAACCGTGCGCATGCTCCAGGAGGCCCGCCGACTGCGCCGCCGCGGCGTCGATCTGGTGGTCGGCTGGGTGGAGACCCACGGCCGCCCCGACACCGAAGCGTTGCTCGCGGATCTCGAAGTGATGGCGCCGCGCCAGGTCGCCTACCAGGGTGTGATCATCCCGGAACTCGACTTGGAGGCGATTTTGCAGCGGCGGCCGGCCACGGTGCTCATCGATGAGCTGGCCCACACCAATGCCCCCGGCAGCCGCCACCGCAAGCGCTACGAAGATGTGGAGGTGCTGCTCGATGCCGGCGTGAGCGTGATGAGCGCCATGAACATCCAGCACCTCGAAAGCGTCGCCGAGGCCGCCGGACGTCTGATTGGGGCGGTTGTGCACGAGACGGTGCCCGACCGGCTGTTGCGCAGTGCCGAGGAGGTGCAACTGGTCGATGCGAGCCCGGAGGCGGTCCTGGAGCGGCTGCAGCGCGGCGATGCGGCCAGGTACATTCCTCCCGGCAGCCCTTTTTTGCGCCGCAGTACCCTGGTCTACCTGCGTGAACTGGCCCTGCGCGCAGTTGCCGAGGTGGTCGATGCCGACATCCTGTCGGGCAAGAACGGCGTGGCAGGTCCGGCGGGGGTGCGCGAACGGGTACTCGCGGCGGTAAGCACCAATCCGGCTTCCGCCCGGCTCATCCGCCGCGGGGCGCGCATTGCCGAGCGGCTCGACGCCGAATTGTTCGTGGCCTACGTCGAGACGGGTAGGCCGCTCGCTCCCCCCGAAGCGCAGACCTTGCAGGAGCACCGCGCGGCCACCGAGGCGGCGGCGGGCGAATTTGTGCAGCTGCAAAACCGCGATGTGGCCGGGGCTCTCATCGACTTTGCTCTGCAAAAAAATATCACCCAGGTGATCGTCGGCGAGTCGTTGCGCTCCCCCGCTGAAGAACTGGTGCGCGGTTCGGTGATCAACACGCTGCTGCGCACCACCAGCAACATCGACGTGTTGATTGTGGGAGAGGCCGAGTCGTCGATGGTCGGCCCACTGACTCCGGTCGCAGCCCAGCCGCCCTTCGCTGTCGGCTGTTTGCTCGTAGGCGCGGACTCTCGCCGTGCCCACGGTTGCGGACGGCACAAAATTTACCTGGGTGCCGCCCCCGGCGTCGGCAAAACCTTCGCAATGCTTCAAGAAGCCCACCACCTGCACGCCAGCGGCATCGACGTCGTCTGCGGGGTGATCGAGACCCACGGCCGTGCCGAGACGGCGGCCCTCATCGAGAACCTGGAGGTGGTGCCCAAGCGGGCGATTGGCTACCAGGGGCGCACATTTTTGGAGCTGGATGTCGAGGCGGTGCTGCGGCGGCGTCCGGCCGTCGTGCTCGTCGACGAGTTGGCCCACACCAACATCGCGGGTGCCGGCAACACCAAACGTTTCCAGGATGTAGAGGTACTGCTTGGCGCGGGCATCGATGTGGTCTCCACCCTCAACATCCAGCACCTCGAAAGCCTCAATACCCTCGTCGAGCGCACCACCGGCGTCAAAGTCCGCGAGACCCTGCCGGATCTGGTCGTCGAGGCGGCCGACGAAGTCGTGCTGGTGGATCTGCCCACGGGCGAACTCACCCAGCGGCTGCGCGAGGGCAAAATCTACGCCCAGGCCAAAGTCGAGCAGGCGCTGGCCAATTTCTTCCGCCCCGAAAATCTGTCGGCTCTACGCGAACTGGCCTTGCGGGAAGTGGCCGACGACTGCACCACGCGCAAACTCGAAGAGGCCGCGCATGGACCGGGCGGCCGTGTGCTTGTCTGCATCAATCTGCGCCCGAATGCCGAGCAACTCATCCGCCGGGGGGCGCGCATCGCCAGCCGGTTGAGCGCACCGCTGGTGGTCGCCCACATCGGCGCGCACGACGACGGGCCGACCGCCCGGGCCGTCGAGCGCCTGGGCGAACTGACGCGCCAGTTGGGCGGTGAATTTATCGAGCGTCCCGCCGCCGCCAATCAGGTTCCCGAGCAAATCGACGCGCTTGCTCACGAGCAGGGGGTGACGCTGCTGGTGATGGGTGAATCGCGCCGCTCGCGCTGGGAAAAACTGCTCCACGGCTGCGTCATTGAACAGGTGGTACGCCGGGTGCGCAACCTGGATGTGCTGATCGTGGGCGATCTTGAACACGAGTAG
- a CDS encoding response regulator encodes MLLVEDDPLFRMGLAMVLRHQPQIELVAEAEDGETALALANRHRPQLVLLDIGLPGLDGRQTLVRLKQEHPEIRVLVLTSREEAGLVQAMLQAGADGYCLKGIGPDRLLTVIREVSAGNGWFDAKVLAQVRSAFAVAPSEPPANAAALTEREREVLGWIARGASNPEIGRQLHISSGTVRVHVHAILRKLGATDRTQAAVLALEKGLIAPP; translated from the coding sequence GTGCTACTCGTCGAGGATGACCCGCTTTTTCGGATGGGCCTCGCCATGGTCCTGCGCCACCAGCCGCAGATCGAGCTGGTGGCCGAGGCGGAGGACGGTGAGACCGCCCTTGCGCTGGCGAATCGCCACCGACCGCAATTGGTGCTGCTTGACATCGGCCTGCCGGGTCTGGACGGCCGGCAGACCCTCGTTCGCCTCAAGCAGGAGCACCCCGAAATCCGGGTACTGGTACTCACCTCGCGCGAGGAGGCCGGTTTGGTGCAGGCCATGCTGCAGGCGGGGGCGGACGGTTACTGCCTGAAGGGGATCGGCCCGGATCGGTTGCTCACGGTGATCCGCGAGGTGAGCGCCGGCAACGGCTGGTTCGACGCCAAGGTGCTCGCCCAGGTGCGCAGCGCCTTCGCCGTCGCCCCCTCCGAGCCGCCCGCCAACGCCGCCGCCCTCACCGAGCGCGAGCGGGAGGTACTGGGCTGGATCGCCCGGGGGGCGAGCAACCCCGAGATCGGCCGACAGCTCCATATCTCCAGCGGCACCGTGCGGGTGCACGTCCACGCCATCCTGCGCAAGCTCGGGGCGACCGATCGCACCCAGGCTGCCGTCCTTGCCCTCGAAAAGGGTTTGATCGCTCCTCCTTAA
- the kdpF gene encoding K(+)-transporting ATPase subunit F, whose translation MTGPLGLLLLITMGLAVYLLVVMIKPEWF comes from the coding sequence ATGACCGGTCCGCTGGGCCTTTTGCTGTTGATCACGATGGGGCTGGCAGTCTATTTGCTAGTGGTCATGATCAAGCCTGAGTGGTTCTAA
- the kdpA gene encoding potassium-transporting ATPase subunit KdpA produces MAFEGVLQIVATLVLMVAIVPFFGTYMARVFQGESTWLDRVLGPIENLVYRLGGVRPELTMDWWSYARAVLASNAAMFVPVFAVLLLQGSLPLNPNGISGMSWDLALHTAISFLTNTNQQHYSGETGASHLAQMVCFQFLMFTSAATGLAVGIAFIRGLLGKPLGNFYVDLTRSVSRILMPISIAFAVVLLSQGVPQSLGGTTEAQLVDPYRTEQDGKREQVTAQKLVSGPFASMESIKELGENGGGSYGINSAHPYENPNPFTNLLEILLLLAVPTSLIYTFGVLANNKKQGWVLFGTIFVLFVGLVGVAALGEYWGNPTVNALLGSANPNFEGQEVRFGWAQSALFATATTGTMTGAVNAMHDSLTPLAGLVTLFNLCLQVIWGGQGTGIAYILVFLIIAVFLTGLMVGRTPEIFGRKLEKREVALASIIFLVHPVIILVPTAIALAIPGLAGNSNPGFHGLTQVVYEYASAAANNGSGFEGLGDATPWWNLSTSVVLLLGRYAPIVALLALAGGLQRKQPVPETPGTLRTDTVLFGSVTAGTILILGALTFFPVFALGPIAEWIANLAGKTL; encoded by the coding sequence ATGGCCTTCGAAGGTGTTTTGCAGATTGTCGCCACCCTCGTCCTGATGGTGGCGATTGTTCCGTTTTTTGGGACCTACATGGCCCGGGTCTTCCAGGGCGAATCCACCTGGCTCGACCGGGTGCTCGGTCCGATCGAGAACCTGGTGTACCGGCTGGGAGGAGTGCGGCCCGAGCTGACGATGGATTGGTGGAGCTACGCCCGAGCCGTGCTGGCGAGCAACGCCGCGATGTTCGTGCCGGTGTTTGCCGTGCTGCTGTTGCAGGGCAGCCTACCATTGAATCCAAACGGCATCTCGGGCATGTCCTGGGATCTGGCCCTGCACACCGCCATTTCGTTTTTGACCAACACCAACCAGCAGCACTACTCCGGCGAAACCGGCGCCAGCCACCTGGCCCAGATGGTCTGCTTTCAGTTTCTCATGTTCACTTCGGCCGCCACCGGACTCGCGGTCGGGATTGCCTTTATCCGGGGCCTGCTCGGCAAACCCCTGGGCAATTTCTACGTCGATCTCACCCGCTCTGTCTCGCGCATCTTGATGCCCATCTCGATCGCCTTCGCGGTGGTGTTGCTGTCCCAGGGGGTGCCCCAGAGCCTGGGCGGCACCACAGAGGCGCAACTGGTCGATCCTTACCGGACCGAGCAGGACGGCAAGCGTGAGCAGGTGACGGCTCAGAAGCTCGTGAGCGGTCCGTTCGCCTCGATGGAGAGCATCAAAGAACTGGGCGAGAACGGCGGCGGCTCCTACGGCATCAACTCCGCCCATCCCTACGAAAACCCGAACCCCTTCACCAACCTGCTCGAAATTCTGCTGCTGCTCGCTGTGCCCACTTCGCTGATTTACACCTTCGGAGTGCTGGCGAACAATAAAAAGCAGGGGTGGGTGTTGTTCGGGACGATCTTTGTACTTTTTGTCGGTCTGGTGGGTGTGGCTGCCCTGGGCGAGTACTGGGGCAACCCAACCGTCAATGCCCTCCTGGGAAGCGCCAATCCCAACTTCGAAGGTCAGGAAGTGCGCTTCGGCTGGGCGCAGTCGGCGCTGTTCGCCACCGCCACCACCGGGACGATGACCGGCGCGGTGAATGCCATGCACGATTCGCTCACACCGCTTGCGGGGCTGGTTACCCTTTTTAACCTGTGCCTGCAGGTGATCTGGGGTGGCCAGGGCACCGGGATCGCCTATATTCTCGTGTTTTTGATCATCGCGGTGTTTCTGACCGGTTTGATGGTGGGGCGCACGCCCGAAATTTTCGGCCGCAAGCTCGAAAAGCGGGAAGTGGCGCTGGCGAGCATCATCTTTCTGGTGCACCCCGTCATCATCCTGGTGCCCACGGCCATTGCCCTGGCCATTCCAGGCCTCGCAGGCAATTCCAACCCCGGCTTTCACGGCTTGACCCAGGTGGTCTACGAGTACGCAAGCGCCGCAGCCAACAACGGCTCCGGCTTCGAGGGCCTGGGGGACGCCACGCCCTGGTGGAACTTGAGCACCTCGGTGGTCCTGCTGTTGGGCCGCTACGCGCCCATCGTCGCCCTGTTGGCCCTGGCCGGGGGACTGCAGCGCAAGCAGCCGGTGCCGGAGACACCGGGCACTTTGCGCACCGACACGGTGCTCTTCGGCTCGGTCACCGCCGGAACGATCCTCATCCTGGGAGCGCTCACCTTCTTTCCGGTCTTTGCCCTGGGACCGATTGCCGAGTGGATTGCCAATCTGGCGGGCAAAACTCTGTAG